ACACATAATGAACATCGCCTAGGCACATGGCAGTCGCCAAAACTAGGCAAATCATTTATCGCTCATCTGTCCAACTAATTATAAGCAGTCAGCAAGGTGATAAAGGTCATGCAATCATCAGCGACAAAGGCTGCTCACTCATCCGAGAGGCTGCCCAGTCATCAAGCGACAAGGCAGACAAGCATCGAGCAAGCATGAAAGTTTTTTCAACTATAATAATTAGGCCTTCTTCTTAGAAATTGAACAAATTTATGGTTATGATTGATGTTTAGAAACAGACTGAATCTATGAATAGAATTAAAGTCTGCCAATTCTTAGACAAATTAAGAGTAGCTATGTTTTAGGCACAATAAGGGATCAATTATAATTCCAAGTTTGACTTGGAAAGAAGTATACATATGTGTAATTCTATCTTGTAGAGGATCTTAAACCAATTTCATACAACAGTACAAAAGCTCAATGCTAAAATTGCCTCTTTACCCCCCCgccctccccttctctctctcaACTTCCTCTATCTATGATCTAATCCCCCATATCCCTTTTTCCCCCCTCTGCTAATCTAAATCCTTTCACCTCCCACTTCTCCCTCCTTCCTACAACTTCTACGACTCTCCCAATCTCTATCTCATTAGAGCATCCCTACTGAACTAGGGTATTTATCCCAAAACCTTTGACGGGGTTGGCATAACGAATCTATTAAACCTCCACATCAAAAAAATTCTCAATTCTCACTTTGGGAACCATTTGTTTGAAAAACAGGATGAACTttacagagagagagaaagagcaaaggcattaattaaataagatacaaaaaaatttattgatGCACAAATGTCGGTGTATGGTTGATTAGTACAGGATTAACAAAACACATATTACACTCAGCCTAAAACTTTTTTATACAAACATGGAAAGCTTATGACTATCTAGTCAAATTACTTAATAAGTGATTTGTGTAACTTTTATTTTCTATGTCAAGACAAGTTCTGAACTAACAGGTTTGAGTATGGTACCATCTAAAATGGACAAACATAAACTTGAATCATGTTGACAAACATCGAACTTGAGGATTTTTTTCTATTAGATGACACAAGAATATCAACAATTGATGCCAATGACACATGGTTTCACCTGAATAAGGGACCCCTATAGACTGAAGGGCTCAGACAAGTTGATGACCGGAGATAATAAGCATTGTGGATGTCAAATTCAAACCGGCAGTTGCCTCCACTGAAAACTCTGCAGTCAAACTGTAAATTGGAGCAGAGGCCAGGCTTTTTAATGCAAACTTTCATCAGAGCCTCCCTAGGAAGCATATCATCTGAACTATAAGTTTGTGGATCTAGAAAAGCTGAAACAGCAACCTCCTCTCCAGTATCATATTTCCTCCGCAAAAACACGTCCAGGGACTTCGGTGCATCCCAGATCAACACAAAATCTCCCAAAGAACCACTTTGAGAATCCTATCTCCATTGGCACAACACATTCAAGTCAAAAGACAAAACTGTCATTGTCTTCATTTTTGCAGGATGGTCGTACAGCTAGCACacacttttttttattattgaaaaaacaGAAGTCCTAGAAGAGCAACAGGATAATCAGAATGGATATAGTATTTACCGTTAACCTTAGTATCTATCATGCATATGGGCAGAACCGCAGAAGTGATGGCAAATGGCAATGTAAAAACCAGATCAACAGATTTAGACAGACAGTAACCCATAATTGGGCCAAATGCTATCTTGGATTACGTCACGCATGCTTAAATTATGTAAAACAATGAAGGCAGTTTTACTGGCTCAAGTAATTCTTATCTGAAAAAAAAAGTCTCAAATAATGAATAACATAAGAGATGTCTGGAATtatgtaaaattttttttttttttaaatgtatgcAATGTTCAGCAAAAAATTGAACGGCTACATTGTCTTTACATGGGTTCAAAAGCAGAACTGCATCCTCACAAATTGGGCCACTCTAAAGAATGCCAGTCATATCAAAAGTCATAAAAAGAAATTGAAACATGGCCCTATCAACAAAATACCCAATTTTACATACAAATTCCACCCCTATTTCATAGGAGAAATCTGGTTGATACATCTTTGGTTCCAAAACTGTCATTATATTCAAACCTAATGTAACATTCAAATCCCTTGGACGTCCACACGAACCAGCGACAATGTAGTACAAAATCAGCCTAGCTCAAATCATGTTATGACTCATGACTTCGTTAAGAAGTTATTTGTTTTTCCTTTCCTTGGAAACCAAAGCAACCAAAACTATATTCACTATCACCAATCAACAAAGTTCTAGTCTTATTAATCTTTCTCTAGGTTTCTATTATTAATCTTTCTTTAGGTTTCTCAGCCATGGTTTAAATcacggtagcgggtagcgtaacatAACTGTAACAGGTATAACAGGAAGCGGGaatagcggatgttacataatgggaagcaaGTGTAACAGCTATGAATTTTTTTCAAACGCACACTACCTTGTGCATATTAtcatacttgcatgttttaagtttttaactcttcttagaaagagttttagagtattttggatcctttaatTCAACTAAGTAAGTTATTTGATAAATGTAaaaagtttacatttgttttaaaccacaattgatagaaaaattacgtgtgtatTTATACTTTTCATTTTTCtgtgtgataaattcttatgtgtgctaaattaattaataaaacaaaatgcattatacacttcattaatctattagacacataagacataataataatacaattataaactaattataaaaatacaaaacataaatatcaaattactaatattatcaaaataaaatattttcctaacaagttagtatagtatttaaaaatatatatacatagtaaGTTTTGTATCATTCTCAGCCTTATTATAATCTTTTTCCCTTCTTGTcatatggtatattgagaatgatttatgaaagagagagcaaaagttaaaaataaaataattttttgggcATAACAGTGTAGCGGTAATGTAACTGTCGTAGCAGCCTTTAAGTAACGGTCGGTACAACCATGACTTTTCTTCCTACCGATTTCCGTAACAAAAAAAACCGTCGCCGCCGTTATTTAAAATCATGTAATCTCAGCAGCCAGATAGCAACAAcaaaaattaacataatcaaaattccACGAGTCCAATGAAGATAATCAAACAATCACCAAATTGACGAAAAATTAAAATCAGCTCAACATTATTTTCCAATTACAAAGACACCGATACATgtatgtgtgtgcgcgcgcgAGTGCTTGGCTGGTACCTGAAAGCGATTTGACGAAAGTTCGTGCTTGATCTCGGAAGTCAGGACCTTGAGCAAATCGCGATCTGCAATGGCTTTGCGAATCTGGCGCAGGACGGGCGTCGCACGAGGCATTCTTCACGACCTTGACAAGGCCGGTTCATGCTATCAAAAACCCTTCGGCTGGTTTAATATCGTGGAAACGAGTTAATAATTTGCATTTACAAGTTACTATAACTGATCGTGTGAGTTTTTAGGGAATAATAAAAAactattgaaaatgaaaatgttataatttttaaattccaaaaaaaaatattactacagtatttatatatcca
This Malania oleifera isolate guangnan ecotype guangnan chromosome 11, ASM2987363v1, whole genome shotgun sequence DNA region includes the following protein-coding sequences:
- the LOC131167313 gene encoding uncharacterized protein At2g39795, mitochondrial — encoded protein: MPRATPVLRQIRKAIADRDLLKVLTSEIKHELSSNRFQDSQSGSLGDFVLIWDAPKSLDVFLRRKYDTGEEVAVSAFLDPQTYSSDDMLPREALMKVCIKKPGLCSNLQFDCRVFSGGNCRFEFDIHNAYYLRSSTCLSPSVYRGPLFSSLDPQLQEALKEYLVDKGVGESLTNFLLHHLHRKEQAQYVHWLHELEKFVGEDV